ATTGCTGTGGAAATGGAGGTTTGGGCACGACGAATCTGCGCCTCGGCTTACGTCGAGCGCCGATCCGTACCTCTCGATCGCTCGGCAGTGGGGAGTGTCTAGCCCCTCAGGCAGGACCAGTACTGGGACTGGACCTGTTCGACGGCCTTGATTGCCTGCTCGGCATCGAGGCCAACCCTTGTGTTGGAGGGAAGGGTGGTGTCGTATTCCCTGAATGGCTCGAGAAGCGGCAACGGACCCTCGCCTCGCCCGGTCAAGGTCTCCGCGATCGCCGCAGAACAATAAGGAGCGTAGTACGGTGCGTAGCCACCCTCCTGCGCCACCACGAGTCTTCCGTCACAGATACGCTCCGCCAGATCGAGCATGATTCCGGCCATCGCGCGATAGGCACTCGTCGTGAGCGTCATCCTCGCCAACGGATCAGAGACGTTTGCGTCCTGACCAGCGGAAACGAAGATCAACTCCGGCTGGAACTCCTGGATGACCGGCACGACCACCCGCTCGAAGGCCGCCCGGTAGGCAGCATTTCCGCTTCCGGCGGGGAGCGGAATGTTGATTGTGCGGCCGGCGCCTTCGTCCTCGCCCACCTGGTCGACCGTGCCCCAGCCAAATGGATAGAGCGAATCCTCATGCAAGGAAATGAAGAGTGTGTCGGCGTCTCCAGAGAAGGCGCTCTGTGTGCCGTTTCCGTGGTGCACATCCCAATCGACAATGGCGATCCGGTCGACCTTATGGACCGCGCGCGCGTACATTGCGGCGAGGGCGACGTTGCTGAGAACGCAGAATCCCATTCCGCGGTCGGCCATCGCGTGATGGCCCGGTGGCCGCACGAGCGCATACGCCTGGCGCACAGAACCGGCGACGAGCGCGTCGACTGCCGCCATCACACCACCGGCGGAAAGCCGCGCGATGCGCAAGCCGCCAACTCCCATCGGCGCTCCTGAGCCAGTGTCGCCTCCGATCTTGTCCAGCTTGTAGAGCTGATCGAGATAGTCGCGGGTATGGAAGCGCAAGATATCGTCATCGGTTGCTTCGAATGGGTCTACCCGCGTCATCAGATCGGTCACACCAGCCAGGTCCATCAACTGCTTGGCGCGGCCAACCAGTTCCGGGCTCGACGGATGGTCGATCGGTTTGGGAAAGGGATAGGAAAACCGGTCCTCGATCAACGACAAACCGGTATCGTGCGCCAGGTAGCGATCGTCGAAGATCAGCCCAACCGACTTGGTTGTCGTGATTCCCATCGTGTACCTGTCCCCTTCTTGATAGAAAAAACGCCGCTGACCGAGGCCAGCGGCGTTCCCACATGTCGATCGATTTCAACTAGGCAGGATGAACTGCCATCGCCATGCCATCCAGAACGCTCCACATGGCATTGAACGTCGCCCAGTCGTAGAACCGATAGGTTCCGGACCCCGGATCCGACAGGTAGATGCCGTCGCTGTCGTATCCGTAGGCGACCATGACATGCATACCCGGAACGAGGGTGAACGACTGTCCATCGTATTCGGTGCGGAAGCTCTGATCTCCCCAGAGCGCAAGCCAGACCACCACCGGCCAGCCGTTGTCGAGGCGCGAGGTGATCGTCGAATCGTCGCCGACCCCGTAGAACGCATCGCCCACGAAGCCGAACTGCGCGAGCGCCCATGACAGCGGCTGCGCATAGACACCGTAGTCGGTGGTGTTGCCCCAGGTTCCGGTGATGTTTCCGCGATAACCGAGATGCGGATTCGGGGAAAGCCCAACGACGTCATCGAAGGCGTACTCAGAAACGCCGTCACCGAATGCGCTGGTGGCGATATACATCGAGGCAAACTCGCACGACAGGCCACGCTGCTGCTGATAGGTCGGAACGAACACCTTCGAGCCTGCGCCAGTTCCGGTCATGCCGGAGACCTCGGCGCTTGTCGAGCCAGACGCCCCAGGCACGACCGAGATCGTGCCAGATGTCTTGATCGACTTCGGCGCGCCACAGTCCGTCGAACCCGTGACGATGGACTGCCCGGTGAGATAGACACCGCCGACATTGATGTCGAGCCAATAGCCGACGCCGCTCGAAAGCGCTGACGTGTCGAGGGTGAGAAAGTCGATGCCTGCGTCATTGGTGACGCCATGAACCGCAGTAAGCAGATTGCCGTCCTGGTGCAATGCCAGCTCGACCGCCACCCCGGTCACCGGAGCGCCCTGTGAGCGAACTTCGACCGAAACATCGATGGGGCAGCCCGGAGCCGGGTTCCCAGTCGACAGCTCGATCCATGAGTCGACACTTTGCGTGGCAGCCAACGTCGCCTTCGGCGCCATGAACCCGCCCATACCCAGGACAGACACGACCATCACGACGGCCAGTAGCGTTCGCCTCATTTGATGCACCCTATAGCCTTCCCAAAGCGTTCGCGCACCCCCTGCGCGAGGTTTGGTCAACACATGCGCGCGAAGGCGGGGTCGCGAGATGTGTGCGGGACCGAGACTGCGGATGGCGGCGCAAACGCCGCCAATGCTCACTATCGATTGCAGGAAGAATAGCATAGGAAGCTCGCTTGCGGATATCGCAATTTCGCCTCACGTGCTGCGGCATCGACGTTGACCGCAAGTCACCATGATGTCAACTTTCTTTCACGAATATGGGGACATTTGAAAATCTGTCCGCGGTCTTTGCTAGAATCTGCCGCTGGGACGATCCGCCCGCAGATTTTCGAGCAGATCGCACCGCTTTTTCGCATTTACCCGCGCATCACTCCTGGTGCGCTCGATGGAGACTGATACGGCATGCCGCGTAGCGTCACTCCCACCGACCGGGCGATTATTCGACTTCTGCAACAGAACTCGCGCGCGTCCTATGCGGAGTTAAGCCGCAAGACCGGCATACCGGAATCGACGATTCGGCGACGCATGGAGCGCTTGCAGGAGATCGGCGTCATCGAGTTCTCGATGGTCGCCGACCCCGCCAAACTCGGCTACCAACTGCGAGCGATCATCGGGCTCAAGCTGGATGTCCGCGAGCTCGAGCCAATCGCTGCGACTGTGCGCGCTATGGAAGAGGTTGCGTTCGCGGCATTCGTCACCGGCAGTTTCGATATCGTGATCCACGTGGTCGTCGAGCACCAGGAAGGCCTCGTGAATCTCCTCCAGCGGCTCGCCGGCATCGACGGCATTCGCTCCACGGAGACGTTTGTGATGCCCTGGATCATCAAACCGACGACCGCCTGGGTACTCCCGCAGACAGAGTTCGACACACCCCAGCCGCGGCGCAAGCGTGGACCCGATTACGACGAAAACGGAAACATCATTCCGCGCAAGCGGGGACGACCGCGCCGCAACCCGGTCGTCTAGCACCAGTTAGGCGTTGCGCTGTCCGATTTCGTACACCGCCACCAGGATGATCACGGTCGCCAGGTTGCAGATGAATGCGATGCGGCGGGATCGCTGCGGATCGGTTTCCTGCGCGGCAATCATGTGTTCCGCGCCGACGGGCACGATCGCGACCAGCGCCAGAATGTAGTGGGTGGCAGTGATCTTATGGTCACTGCCAAGCAACGAAAATCCAAGCACATACTGGAGGAGCAGCAGGCCAGCGGCCGCGAAGGAGAGACCACGCGCCCAG
The nucleotide sequence above comes from Thermomicrobiales bacterium. Encoded proteins:
- a CDS encoding class II histone deacetylase, with product MGITTTKSVGLIFDDRYLAHDTGLSLIEDRFSYPFPKPIDHPSSPELVGRAKQLMDLAGVTDLMTRVDPFEATDDDILRFHTRDYLDQLYKLDKIGGDTGSGAPMGVGGLRIARLSAGGVMAAVDALVAGSVRQAYALVRPPGHHAMADRGMGFCVLSNVALAAMYARAVHKVDRIAIVDWDVHHGNGTQSAFSGDADTLFISLHEDSLYPFGWGTVDQVGEDEGAGRTINIPLPAGSGNAAYRAAFERVVVPVIQEFQPELIFVSAGQDANVSDPLARMTLTTSAYRAMAGIMLDLAERICDGRLVVAQEGGYAPYYAPYCSAAIAETLTGRGEGPLPLLEPFREYDTTLPSNTRVGLDAEQAIKAVEQVQSQYWSCLRG
- a CDS encoding C39 family peptidase — protein: MRRTLLAVVMVVSVLGMGGFMAPKATLAATQSVDSWIELSTGNPAPGCPIDVSVEVRSQGAPVTGVAVELALHQDGNLLTAVHGVTNDAGIDFLTLDTSALSSGVGYWLDINVGGVYLTGQSIVTGSTDCGAPKSIKTSGTISVVPGASGSTSAEVSGMTGTGAGSKVFVPTYQQQRGLSCEFASMYIATSAFGDGVSEYAFDDVVGLSPNPHLGYRGNITGTWGNTTDYGVYAQPLSWALAQFGFVGDAFYGVGDDSTITSRLDNGWPVVVWLALWGDQSFRTEYDGQSFTLVPGMHVMVAYGYDSDGIYLSDPGSGTYRFYDWATFNAMWSVLDGMAMAVHPA
- a CDS encoding Lrp/AsnC family transcriptional regulator encodes the protein MPRSVTPTDRAIIRLLQQNSRASYAELSRKTGIPESTIRRRMERLQEIGVIEFSMVADPAKLGYQLRAIIGLKLDVRELEPIAATVRAMEEVAFAAFVTGSFDIVIHVVVEHQEGLVNLLQRLAGIDGIRSTETFVMPWIIKPTTAWVLPQTEFDTPQPRRKRGPDYDENGNIIPRKRGRPRRNPVV